The Blastocatellia bacterium genome contains a region encoding:
- the dxr gene encoding 1-deoxy-D-xylulose-5-phosphate reductoisomerase yields MKNVVILGSTGSIGENTLKVIEHLGGAVRVMALGAGRNLSRLAEQIGRFRPDAVSVAHEEDIPLLRDQLSVLGVTHRPRLYAGIEGLIELVSLAEADIIVAATVGAVGLRPTYRAIELGKRVALANKETLVIAGELMTKTAQRTGAELLPVDSEHNAIHQCLLGVNPEHIQRLILTASGGPFRQASLEQMQAATPEQALNHPTWQMGRKITIDSATLMNKGLEIIEATWLFGCGADKVDVVIHPQSLVHSMVEMIDGSLIAQLGVTDMRFAIQYALTFPERQPTSLPRLSFSPSLALEFYPPDVERFPCIRLAYQAATASGTMPTVLNAANEVAVQAFLDRRIGFMEIPQLIHAVMMTHAIEPVQSLDQLIQVDQWARQQSEQFIDGGRAASGRV; encoded by the coding sequence ATGAAGAATGTTGTCATACTAGGCTCAACCGGCTCCATCGGTGAGAATACACTCAAGGTGATTGAGCATCTGGGCGGAGCCGTCCGCGTGATGGCGTTGGGTGCAGGTCGTAATCTGAGCCGACTGGCCGAGCAAATTGGACGATTTCGTCCCGATGCTGTCTCTGTTGCCCACGAGGAAGATATTCCCCTGCTGCGTGACCAGTTGAGCGTGTTGGGAGTCACACACCGGCCACGTCTGTATGCTGGCATTGAGGGGCTGATCGAACTGGTTAGCCTGGCAGAGGCCGACATCATCGTTGCCGCAACTGTTGGCGCCGTTGGGCTGCGCCCAACGTACCGAGCCATCGAACTTGGCAAGCGGGTGGCCTTAGCTAACAAAGAAACCCTTGTCATCGCCGGTGAGCTGATGACCAAGACAGCCCAACGCACCGGCGCTGAGCTGTTGCCTGTTGATAGCGAGCATAATGCTATACACCAGTGTTTGCTGGGGGTGAATCCTGAGCACATTCAGCGGCTCATTTTGACGGCGTCGGGCGGGCCGTTTCGGCAAGCATCGCTTGAACAGATGCAAGCGGCTACACCGGAACAAGCTTTGAATCATCCGACCTGGCAGATGGGACGGAAGATCACAATTGATTCGGCCACGTTGATGAATAAGGGATTGGAGATCATCGAAGCCACCTGGTTATTTGGGTGTGGCGCCGACAAAGTGGATGTTGTGATTCATCCGCAGTCGTTGGTTCATTCGATGGTTGAAATGATTGACGGGTCGCTGATCGCCCAGCTTGGCGTTACCGACATGCGGTTTGCTATTCAATATGCGCTGACGTTCCCTGAACGCCAGCCGACGTCATTGCCGCGCCTCTCCTTTTCGCCGTCTCTGGCACTGGAGTTTTATCCTCCCGATGTGGAGCGGTTTCCCTGTATCAGATTGGCTTATCAGGCGGCAACTGCATCGGGCACGATGCCGACAGTCTTGAATGCCGCTAATGAAGTTGCTGTGCAGGCTTTCCTGGATCGCCGCATCGGCTTCATGGAGATTCCGCAGCTCATTCACGCAGTCATGATGACGCATGCGATTGAACCCGTGCAGAGCCTCGATCAATTGATTCAAGTTGATCAGTGGGCGCGTCAGCAGTCTGAACAGTTCATTGACGGAGGTCGCGCGGCTAGTGGCCGCGTGTGA
- a CDS encoding CDP-alcohol phosphatidyltransferase family protein, with protein sequence MISEHIAAIGSRARDRLVVSLARFNLSPNFLTLFGLVVNILAAVLFGLGQFFYAGLVLIVAGAFDILDGSLARRTQRVTKFGAFFDSVLDRYSDLVVFIGIMIFYARDTAHHSTLYVALTGIALMGSVMVSYTRARAESLIAECKVGFLERPERMVLLIIGCFTEAPWIGPSYFFHKMPAVLWVLAVLSHWTVAHRMYYTWKQLQPATPPSESVVASRQSVSAKPAANEWVYLSHKNKEA encoded by the coding sequence ATGATTAGTGAACACATTGCAGCCATTGGCAGTCGCGCTCGCGACCGTCTGGTGGTCTCACTTGCCCGGTTTAACCTGAGTCCTAATTTTCTCACGCTCTTCGGGCTGGTGGTGAACATCTTGGCTGCGGTGCTCTTTGGGCTGGGTCAATTTTTCTATGCCGGCCTTGTGTTGATCGTCGCCGGCGCGTTCGACATTTTGGATGGCTCGCTGGCTCGGCGCACGCAGCGCGTGACCAAATTTGGCGCATTCTTTGATTCGGTGTTGGATCGCTATTCAGATTTAGTCGTGTTCATCGGCATCATGATCTTCTATGCTCGTGACACGGCACACCACAGCACGCTCTATGTGGCGCTGACGGGTATTGCTTTGATGGGGTCGGTCATGGTCAGCTACACACGGGCGCGCGCCGAATCGCTCATCGCTGAATGCAAAGTCGGGTTCCTGGAGCGGCCAGAACGAATGGTGCTTCTGATCATCGGCTGTTTCACCGAAGCTCCATGGATTGGCCCGAGCTATTTCTTTCACAAGATGCCGGCAGTGCTGTGGGTGTTGGCGGTTTTGTCCCATTGGACTGTCGCACATCGGATGTACTACACGTGGAAACAACTGCAACCGGCGACCCCGCCGAGCGAATCGGTTGTCGCATCACGGCAATCTGTCTCGGCCAAGCCGGCCGCTAATGAATGGGTGTATCTCTCCCACAAAAATAAAGAGGCATGA
- a CDS encoding phosphatidate cytidylyltransferase yields MKQRLLTAFIVIPLLVYIIWWGPAWAFNLIVLLAVLIGVREFQLMAEKVGYQGPRWVAWLGSAGVVIGVWLDRPGLTEASLAATMAVGMIAHIAYRHSIETALVSTSATIAGVVYVAVLASYLIRVRMIDNGVTALSAQLLLFFLLVNWAADTSAMLIGKRFGRRPLLPVISPKKTVEGGLGGLLGSLVGAGLAHLLFFPQMPLRHALLLALVMGAVGQVGDWCESLLKRSAKIKDAASILPGHGGMLDRLDSLLFNAPILYYYYRFFWSS; encoded by the coding sequence ATGAAGCAGCGATTGCTGACAGCCTTCATTGTGATTCCACTGCTGGTCTATATCATCTGGTGGGGACCGGCCTGGGCATTCAATCTGATTGTTTTGCTCGCTGTGCTAATCGGCGTCCGCGAATTTCAATTGATGGCCGAGAAAGTTGGTTATCAAGGGCCTCGTTGGGTTGCTTGGTTAGGTAGTGCTGGGGTGGTCATCGGCGTTTGGCTTGATCGGCCAGGCCTGACGGAAGCCAGTCTCGCGGCGACGATGGCCGTCGGCATGATCGCTCATATAGCCTACCGACATTCTATCGAGACGGCGCTTGTATCAACGTCGGCCACGATCGCCGGTGTTGTTTACGTGGCTGTTCTGGCCAGTTATTTAATCCGCGTTCGGATGATTGACAACGGAGTAACGGCGCTATCGGCGCAACTGCTTTTGTTCTTTTTACTGGTCAATTGGGCAGCCGACACGTCGGCTATGCTTATCGGCAAGCGATTCGGCAGGCGTCCGCTGCTTCCCGTCATCAGTCCAAAAAAGACCGTTGAGGGCGGACTCGGCGGGTTGTTGGGCAGCCTCGTTGGCGCAGGGTTGGCCCACCTTTTGTTTTTTCCTCAGATGCCTCTGCGACATGCTCTGCTTCTGGCGCTGGTCATGGGCGCTGTCGGACAGGTCGGCGATTGGTGCGAATCGTTGCTCAAGCGAAGCGCCAAGATCAAAGACGCTGCCTCTATCCTGCCCGGTCATGGCGGCATGTTGGACCGACTCGATAGCCTGCTGTTCAATGCGCCGATTCTGTACTATTATTACCGCTTCTTCTGGTCGTCATGA
- the accC gene encoding acetyl-CoA carboxylase biotin carboxylase subunit → MFNKILIANRGEIAVRVIRACREMNISPVAVYSDADSRALHVRLADEAYRLGPAPSTESYLRIDRILDAAHQAGAEAIHPGYGFLAENAAFARAVEEAGLVFIGPNWQAIEALGDKTRAREIAIRANAPVVPGLTKPVTDVNELKRLAQEVGFPILLKAAAGGGGKGMRRVDSLDQLDAAFALARSEAESAFGNGAIYFEKLLERPRHIEIQVIGDRYGHIIHLGERECSLQRRHQKVIEECPSPLNDAELRHRMGQVAVSIAREAGYYNAGTVEFLVDQQRNFYFLEVNTRLQVEHPVTEMVTGVDLVREQIRIAAGERLDWQQEDIQWRGVAIECRICAEDPDNNFIPCPGTITRLRPPAGPGIRDDSGVFSGWSVPVFYDPLLGKLIAWGRTRTEAIDRLRRALDEYVLDGIGSTIPFYREILRDAEFIEGRLDTGFIERFLSRRSQNSTGLPTVVRQAALIAATLHYTDHSTQPSANSHQAAGDSAWKMHGRMMLLNSRL, encoded by the coding sequence ATGTTCAACAAAATCCTGATTGCGAATCGAGGTGAGATTGCTGTCCGTGTCATCCGAGCCTGTCGTGAAATGAACATCTCGCCGGTCGCTGTTTACTCCGACGCAGATTCACGGGCATTGCACGTTCGGCTCGCTGATGAAGCCTACCGGCTTGGGCCTGCGCCCTCCACAGAAAGCTATTTGCGGATTGATAGGATTTTGGATGCAGCTCATCAGGCCGGCGCTGAAGCGATTCATCCCGGCTATGGATTCCTCGCTGAAAACGCGGCCTTTGCCCGAGCGGTGGAGGAAGCCGGTTTGGTTTTCATCGGACCGAACTGGCAGGCCATTGAAGCGCTCGGTGATAAGACACGGGCGCGTGAAATCGCCATCCGAGCCAACGCGCCGGTTGTGCCGGGTTTGACCAAACCGGTGACCGACGTCAATGAGCTGAAGCGCCTTGCCCAAGAAGTCGGTTTTCCGATTCTGCTGAAGGCGGCAGCGGGCGGCGGCGGCAAAGGCATGCGGCGGGTTGATAGCCTGGATCAACTGGATGCGGCCTTCGCCTTGGCTCGCTCAGAAGCTGAATCGGCCTTCGGCAACGGCGCCATCTATTTTGAAAAACTCCTTGAGCGTCCTCGCCACATCGAAATACAGGTCATCGGCGACCGCTATGGCCACATCATTCACCTGGGCGAACGCGAATGCTCTTTGCAGCGGCGTCATCAAAAAGTCATTGAAGAGTGTCCGTCGCCATTGAATGATGCCGAGCTACGCCACCGCATGGGACAGGTAGCCGTCAGCATCGCCAGAGAAGCCGGCTATTACAACGCCGGCACAGTCGAATTTCTCGTTGATCAGCAACGAAATTTTTACTTCCTCGAAGTCAATACACGGCTGCAAGTTGAACATCCGGTGACGGAGATGGTCACTGGCGTTGATCTGGTGCGTGAGCAAATTCGTATAGCTGCCGGAGAACGACTCGACTGGCAGCAGGAGGATATCCAGTGGCGAGGCGTGGCGATTGAATGTCGCATCTGCGCCGAAGACCCAGATAATAATTTCATTCCCTGCCCTGGCACGATCACTCGTCTTCGTCCGCCGGCTGGCCCTGGCATTCGTGATGATAGCGGTGTATTCAGCGGCTGGTCGGTTCCTGTCTTTTATGATCCACTGCTGGGGAAACTCATTGCCTGGGGCCGGACGCGAACTGAAGCGATAGACCGGCTGCGCCGCGCGCTGGATGAATACGTGTTAGACGGCATCGGTTCGACCATTCCATTCTACCGTGAAATTCTGCGCGATGCCGAATTCATTGAAGGCCGACTCGACACAGGTTTCATTGAACGTTTTCTCAGCCGACGTTCGCAAAATTCAACGGGCCTTCCCACCGTCGTGCGCCAGGCCGCCTTGATTGCAGCGACGCTGCATTACACGGATCATTCGACTCAACCCAGCGCCAACTCCCACCAAGCGGCCGGCGACAGCGCCTGGAAAATGCACGGTCGTATGATGCTGCTCAACTCACGGTTATGA
- a CDS encoding transcription elongation factor GreA: MSKITERLEEELKALQTELTVELPRALQAAIANGDLRENGDYQAAKQRQEFVRARIAQLQRQLAELSLININNLPRDRVAYGSTVKLVDLENGETFTYRLSIGAEVAPEKGYISVSSPVGASLLGKAEGDEVVVQTPTRRRRMEIVELHTIHEEMEQQSLDTASER, from the coding sequence GTGAGCAAAATTACTGAGCGCCTGGAAGAAGAATTAAAAGCGCTACAAACCGAACTCACGGTCGAGTTGCCGCGGGCGTTACAGGCAGCGATTGCCAACGGCGATTTGCGTGAAAACGGCGATTATCAGGCGGCCAAGCAACGGCAAGAATTCGTTCGCGCTCGAATCGCTCAACTGCAACGGCAGTTGGCTGAACTCTCGCTGATTAACATCAACAATCTGCCTAGAGATCGCGTGGCCTATGGCTCAACCGTCAAGCTGGTTGATCTGGAAAATGGGGAGACCTTTACCTACCGACTCTCCATCGGCGCTGAAGTGGCTCCTGAGAAGGGCTACATTTCCGTCTCATCGCCTGTTGGAGCCAGTCTGCTGGGTAAAGCGGAGGGCGACGAGGTTGTGGTACAAACACCCACGCGCCGCCGACGTATGGAAATCGTCGAGTTACATACGATTCACGAAGAAATGGAGCAGCAGTCACTGGACACAGCGTCTGAGCGCTGA
- the rseP gene encoding RIP metalloprotease RseP, translating to MDILLTLATFIVVIGVLVFIHEAGHFLVAKFFKVTVETFSLGFGPRLIGFTRNGTDYRISAIPLGGYVKMLGENPDEIEASKDLEGALSTKPAWQRFLIFIAGPLANILLAIVLPTALFMVSYQVPAYKDQPARVDFVAMGSPADKAGVKKGDLVTSFDGIQSPTWEQVEDITFLKPGQKIPLQVERNGQRLDLVIELQTRIQSGEKMGLSGMLPDWPGDGVVIGSVEPGSPAEQAGLQPGDKIIKIDGTPIRHIYELQAVVAANVGRPLTFTVVRQNTTFDKVITPFFDEARNIGRIGFAQNESYVPPMVHKQLGLGAALSASVDHNRRNLWMMKQAVGAVLSGHRAVGDTFAGPVQIASISGKVAQQGFEPLLMLMAMLSLSLGLFNLLPIPILDGGQVFMLFVEKSFTLFGREFTVALREKIQTVGFVLIVLFMGFIIYSDIARLVQ from the coding sequence GTGGACATCCTACTGACGCTGGCAACGTTCATCGTCGTCATCGGAGTGCTCGTCTTCATTCACGAAGCGGGGCACTTTCTGGTGGCCAAGTTCTTCAAGGTGACTGTTGAGACGTTTAGTCTCGGCTTTGGGCCGCGGTTGATCGGGTTTACCAGAAATGGCACCGATTATCGCATCAGCGCCATTCCACTAGGCGGCTACGTCAAGATGCTGGGAGAGAATCCTGATGAAATTGAAGCGTCCAAAGACTTGGAAGGCGCGCTCAGCACGAAGCCGGCCTGGCAGCGTTTTCTGATTTTCATTGCTGGTCCGTTGGCCAACATTTTATTAGCCATTGTGCTCCCGACAGCCCTCTTTATGGTCAGTTATCAAGTGCCCGCCTATAAGGATCAGCCGGCCCGCGTTGATTTTGTCGCCATGGGATCGCCGGCTGACAAAGCTGGTGTGAAGAAGGGCGATCTGGTGACGAGCTTTGATGGCATTCAATCGCCAACCTGGGAGCAAGTCGAGGACATCACGTTTTTGAAGCCAGGTCAGAAAATTCCTCTTCAAGTTGAGCGCAATGGTCAACGCCTTGATCTGGTCATCGAATTACAGACCCGGATTCAATCTGGAGAAAAAATGGGGCTGTCTGGCATGTTACCTGATTGGCCAGGCGATGGTGTGGTAATCGGTAGCGTGGAGCCAGGCTCACCTGCTGAACAAGCTGGATTGCAGCCGGGCGACAAGATCATCAAAATAGATGGCACGCCGATACGTCACATTTATGAGCTTCAAGCCGTTGTCGCTGCCAACGTTGGTCGTCCGCTGACGTTCACCGTGGTCCGTCAGAACACGACGTTTGACAAAGTCATCACGCCGTTTTTCGATGAAGCGCGTAACATCGGTCGGATTGGCTTCGCGCAAAACGAGAGTTACGTGCCGCCAATGGTTCATAAGCAATTAGGTCTCGGCGCGGCACTGAGCGCATCAGTGGATCACAACCGACGGAACCTCTGGATGATGAAACAAGCTGTGGGAGCGGTCCTCAGTGGTCATCGCGCTGTTGGCGATACATTCGCCGGACCGGTGCAGATTGCTTCGATCTCCGGCAAAGTGGCCCAGCAAGGTTTTGAGCCGCTGCTAATGCTGATGGCCATGTTGAGTCTGAGTCTGGGGTTGTTCAATTTACTGCCGATCCCTATCCTCGATGGTGGACAGGTGTTCATGCTGTTTGTCGAAAAGAGCTTTACCTTGTTCGGACGCGAATTTACAGTGGCTTTACGCGAGAAGATTCAGACGGTCGGCTTCGTGTTGATCGTTCTGTTCATGGGGTTCATCATTTACAGCGATATTGCGCGATTGGTGCAGTAG